The genomic stretch gGTATACTTTTCTAGATATATAATTGGAGTTGCTGTTTGTAGGGTTACTGGATATTATTGGATATCAATTATAAGAAAggatttgataaaatttggtattgaaaatcaattttttggTATTAAAAAGGttttttggatttttaTTCAGCTTCTAAGTGCTTATTTAGCAGAAttttttaacaatattCTCAAAGCAATAAATAAGTTAAGTTTCTACTTTTCTTTTggtatttatatatttttgaatgcctttaattaaaattattaaatcgCATTTTTTAGACCCATTGCCTCAggattcaaatataaaagaGTTTTCAAGAGATAGAATACGGAGATAGGATTAATATTCGAGATTGAATCACAGTGATTACTATTTTTCtgtttattttaaataatcataTGTGGCATAAcgtttcaaataattcattgGCAAACTCATGTCTTCACAGACTTGATGATTATTTTCGACATGAAAGTTCATCAAGTTCATCACAACTTATTCAGAATGGTATAATTCAAAGTAATTTAGGAGGTAATCATTTAATTAAGACATGTTCCTCTCCAATAGGTAACCCCCAATATTACCCTGGAAAAGATATGGAGTGCATAAATGCTCCAAGAGACCAAGAGAGAGTACTTAATAGCTATAAAAGCTTTCTAAATATGGATAGAGTGATGCCCTGGATGTTAAACATTGATTCTTTTAACTTACCAAATAGCAACCAACAACCTTGTTCTCCTTCTTCACCTCCTAACAGTATGAATCCTGGGCATCAATTTGGCTTAAATTCGAATCCTTGTCAGAATCCGAATATGAATTCTAGTACATATGTTAGCAATCAATACCAGAATTCTCAGCAACAACATAGCTTGCATAACTATAATCGTATTGATGATTTAAAATACATGGAGaagataaatttatttgcGGAACGTAATCCTCAATTAGGACTGAATAATGTTTTTAGTGCATCTCCAGTCAAGAGTGATACATCTACAGCAACTCCTTCATCTATGAGgtcaataattaatgatgggtttttcaataattatcaaGATGATAGAAAGTCTAGTATTCAAAGTTACTTTTCATCCGGAACAAGCAATCATCATGGATATGGTTTAAACTTTAATGGAGGAAATAGTACAGCTAGTAGTAGTTACAATGGGAACAATAATGTATTTACAACTGGTTTAGGAGGGACAAATTTTGGAGGAATGGAGCATTATCGTTTAGGAGATGTTCCACCTCTTAGTTTTAGTTACCTTGATAAGAATAGAAATGAAGCTTACTACACCCAAGCAAGTAACCTTTTGAAGATTCTGAGTCCATCTTGGATTCTTTGTATTGATATTGCTGCCATTTTACTTACTAATACAGATAATAAGATGGCATTAAGCAACATTGGTCCTAAACTATCATGTTTTGCCAGAGACGCTTTAAGGCAAATTAAGCAGAAGAAACTTTcaagatttattaaagaacaTAGTAATTTCTTTGATATAAGAAGACCTTCTCCTTCACACTCTGCATTGTATGTTACTTTGAAATTTCCTTTGCCAAATATTGTTCAACAATTTCTACCTTCAATAGTCCAACTAAGGAAATATGAATTAGAAAGAAATCAGATGAACAATAATATCCAAGCAATGAATGAATTTTCTGAGAATGATTTGGAACAATCTCAAAATGTAAACTCAACAGCAACAGTGGTAATGTCGGAAGAAAGGGTGAATACAACTTCAAAAGAAGGTAGTGCATGTAAATTGTCAGAAGATACTGACAATAAAGTGGAATGTacttcaatttcaaataaacaGCAGTTTGACCAAAATTTAActcaaaaaaagaatttagaAGAGAAGAATTGTGTAAATGATCAAATTCCTAGCTCTGTAAAGTCTTATCAAGCTTATGAGTGTTGGTTGTGCGTAAGGGAGTTTGCAAATGTTCTTATTCATCAACCAACACATACAATGGAATTAAGGGAAATCGGGGTTCTAATGTCTCAAAAGGCAAAGATTCAAGCTAAAAGAAATAgttcaaaaaagaattacaaatcctttttattatcatacCCAAAATTGTTTAGGATTTTTGGTAAAGATGATAATCACTCTATTCAATGGATTGGGTCCAGCCAAGACTTCATCAAATTGAACTCAATTAAATATCAACCATCTCAATCAgatgatgaattatttaatataccAACTTTAAATCAATCACATTTACAATTTTTGTTCAATCTTAACAACTCTTCAATGTCACTTTAGTGAATCATTCTTACCAAATTTCCTTGATCAAAAAGCCCAATTTAGTTTCAATAAATGAACTATTTCTGAACAAAATGTGTATAATACAAGTTAAGTGGATTAAAACTAACTTAAACGTTGAGGTTTAGGTtgtttaaaaaataaaaaagtaTCGTTTCGAAACAGttttcttgaaaatttgCGAGTGGTATTGTAGTGTGTTTTCTAAAAATtgttatttgattttttttcttttttttgcattattttaaattcacTGTTTACTTACACGTAATTAACTTGtcagatttttttttttttgctattcaatttttatcTTGCATGCACTTAGACTGTAAAAATTTGCATGAATTTGGCGCCTATTTGGCTTTGCCACGTCattgaaagaattatttgCCAAAATTGACAAATGATGTGACAAAAGAAGTAATATCAAAAGAATCAGAAATTTAAGTGTTTATGTTtactaataatttattgatCTGCCGATGAAGAGATAATCggattaattttgaaaaaattgcaatattttgacataaaatataaaagagatttaaaggaagaaaaagaaaaaaaagcaatAATATGGATTAAAAATGATAGAGCTTTCATTGGGAAAACCAAGTCCTGAAAGAGGAGGTGATAATTCATTGATTAgttttcagaaatattatgaatttgaaaaagatTTAACAATAAATAGCCACGAGAATAATAACACAGAAAATTATGATATAAGTAATAACCAATTTGTCAATGTTGGAAAATTCTTAATCattgaagatgaaaattttcaaaacaaaAGAGAAATAGTTACAGAACCTGTTATAGAAGTTagagaattaattaatacagaattaaatattaatcagCCTTCAGattcttttcaattaatgaagGTTGAAGAATCTATTACGAGCATTTCAATTTCCATTACCATCTATATGATTGTGAGTATTTCAATAGTATTCTTGAACtataaaattttttcaGGAATCATTgaatttccaatatttgtttCTTGGTTTCAACAACTAGTTGGGTTGGCaatctttcaaattctaaaaatttataaaaatcACCTAAGATTTGAATTGACTGAATTTACTCACTTTGATCATTTTGAATGGGAAACAGGAAGACATATGATACCATTAGCATTGTGTTTTATTGGAATGGTTTCTTTGAGTAATATATGCTTAAAACATGTATTAGTTTCAACTTATCAAGTTGCAAGAAGTACAAcgattatttttaatctaattctttcatataaaatattaaaacagaaatcttcaatttttaCTGTAGCATCTTGTATTATTGTAATGATTGGGTTTACAATAAGTGcatttgattcaaatacattaaatttgaatggAGTAATTTATGGGgtattttcatcaattatACAATCATTTTATAGTgtattgataaaaaaacagctaaatattgttaataaCAATCAAATTCAACTCTTATATTATCAGTTAATtttatcttcaataatGTTTATACCTATTCTGATTGTTACTGGTGAAAtcagatttttttttatattatttgacaTTAATCAAggaatattcaaaatatgtttattattaaatttcttaataatttccGGTGTTTTGTCAATACTAATCAATTTCTCAACTTTTCAGCTTATTAAGAAAACAAACTCTAtaacttttaatattattgcttTACTAAAGTCATGCATTCAAAGTATTGGCGggattttatttttgaatgaaataGTTACTTTTCAATCTATTTTTGGAACAGCTCTAACATTATTTGGAACGTTTATGTATagttttaattcaaataatagaaaCTCAATAAATAGTATGGAATATCAAGATTtagaaaatagaaattgaGTTGAACTCAAAATAAGTGAAtactttaaaattttttttgaaaaaatattaataataatttctttatacTAAATTGATTTGATTTATACAGTTAAGATTTAATTTAActgtttttttattaaaagtgTATACTTGAGATTATGAAATGATATAGCCAAATATAGTTATTTTGTAAAAGATTTCAACTTgatcaatatattttattattttaagaaaaaaaaaacgaAAACATATACATTAGtgaaatttattcttaGAAAGTATAACTTCATTAAAGTATATGATAAAGGAtttgattttcaatttttggGTGAAAGCAATCTGatgattataatatattttttgtcaaaaacttttttcatttagtagccattaaaattatttacacacgaattggcgccaaatgATAAAGACTTTAAAAAgccaaaattaaaaaagaaaatataattaagtaaaaaaataaataaataaattgaaaaataacGAGATTTGAGATAAAAAAGGAGCTTGGGTATAAAAACAAaggatttaaatatataataatcgGATTAGCGCAAATATTTGTTGAAATATTGTAACATTTATTAAGTttcaaatagaaaataataattggtCTTTATTAGAGGTACTAAGTACTAGTTAATATAAATCAGTAATAACTACAATGTtaagtaaatattatttctaataaacTAAAGGTATTAGGAAGTAATTTAGAAAGATGGTATTATGTAATGCAATTGTAGGAAATTATGATGAAAGTAACTTTAAAACTATTCCTGAAAGACTTTTAATGGAGAGGAGAATGATAATGTCTAGAAGTTCAGATTCAAATAGTATATATATACTATTTCGTGTAATACCGTCTGATAATGACTTGATCCCCAAAGAAAATCAAGGACtagtaataaattattactcAATGAATAAAtctgaagaaaataataagaaatatCACTATTTGGTTCCAATCTACAATGATTATAATGTTTTTTGCTATTGGATTTCAAGTAGGTATttaagaattaaaaaaaaagagttCTGCTTTACAATAAGTGATTTTATAAAAGAATACTGGAAGCAGCCTGTTTTTACTCCAGAATTCTCTGAAAATACTTTGATgagtaataataacattttATCCTTTGAGAATGTATCAAATGATTATCCGGG from Cryptosporidium parvum Iowa II chromosome 8, whole genome shotgun sequence encodes the following:
- a CDS encoding DP-fucose transporter with 9 transmembrane domains, with amino-acid sequence MIELSLGKPSPERGGDNSLISFQKYYEFEKDLTINSHENNNTENYDISNNQFVNVGKFLIIEDENFQNKREIVTEPVIEVRELINTELNINQPSDSFQLMKVEESITSISISITIYMIVSISIVFLNYKIFSGIIEFPIFVSWFQQLVGLAIFQILKIYKNHLRFELTEFTHFDHFEWETGRHMIPLALCFIGMVSLSNICLKHVLVSTYQVARSTTIIFNLILSYKILKQKSSIFTVASCIIVMIGFTISAFDSNTLNLNGVIYGVFSSIIQSFYSVLIKKQLNIVNNNQIQLLYYQLILSSIMFIPILIVTGEIRFFFILFDINQGIFKICLLLNFLIISGVLSILINFSTFQLIKKTNSITFNIIALLKSCIQSIGGILFLNEIVTFQSIFGTALTLFGTFMYSFNSNNRNSINSMEYQDLENRN